The DNA window TTGGTATTTCTGAAAAAATAATGGGTGCTTTCAGTGGCGGAGCAGCTATTTTTATGACCGTTATATTGCTTTCTATAACTCTATTAACAACAGGTCAAGAATTTATCGGTGTTGCACAGGTATCTGCAGCAGCACATGCACCGCTAATGGTAGTTGAAGCAATAATCACAGGGTCTGTTGTGACATATCTCTCTAAAGTTAAACCTGAATTGTTGCCTATAAAAATTAATAAAAATGAAAAATCAATGGAGGCATCTAAATATGGTACTGAATTTTAACCGAATTTTACTGGTAATCTCCATTTTAACTATGGTTTTCGTTCCTGCTACATCTGCACACAGCGTGCATATGGACGTTATCGAAAAATCAACTGATAAAATCAAGGTCAAAGCCTATTATGGTGGTGGCGACCCTATGAAAGATGTTGAAGTAAATGTCTATTTAATTACTGAAAATGATGAAGAACCCTATATAGAGGACAAGTCAACAGATGAAAAAGGAATGTATTCTTTTGAACCTAAACAGGGACACGAGGTTTACAAAGTAGTGGCATCTGATTTTGGGCACCAAGTTGAAAAAAAGGTTATTTTGGAGTCTCAATCATCATCCTCATCTAATGGGTCATCCAATAATAGTGATACTGATGGACTGCCTATGCCTGCAAGAATAGTATCTGGTTTTGGATACATTGCAGGTATTGCAGGTATTGGGATGATGGCAAATGCCAGAAAAATAAAGAAAAAATATGAAAACGAAAATAAATAAATGAACAGAGAACTAAAATAAACAATGAACTATCCAAGGATTGACGCATATTCAGAAATCGAATCAGTAATACACAATTTCGACCCCAGAGCAAAGATTATAACATTTACAGTCCTCATATTTTCCTTTGCTTTTATCGAAAGTTTGACAGTAGCTATGTTTGCTGTTTTGTTTTCAGTAAGTCTGATATTTATTTCCAAATTACCTATTGAATTTGTTTACGCACGCTTAAAATATCCAATAATATTCATATTTGCTATTTTTGTGATAATGTGCTTTACAGTAGAAGGTAACATAATAATAGATTCATATTTTGTAAGTGTTACTCTGGAAGGGTTAAAAATTGGGTTACTTATATTTCTCAGAGCTACTGCTGCTTTAATTATTGCATTTTTAATGCTTGCCACTAACAGGTTTGATACCGTTATAAAAGCTTTATATATGTTGAAATTGCCGAATGCAGTTGTTCAGATGATTGTATTTTCTTATCGATATATTTTTGTTTTGGTGGATGAATTTCAAAATATGAAAAAATCAATGTCTGCAAAAGGTTTTGAAATTAAAGCCAACAGATATGGATTATCTACTATAGGAAACCTGATAGGAATGTTACTTGTTAAAAGTTATGAAAGAGGGGAAAGAGTACATAAGTCGATGATTTCAAAGGGTTATGAAGGGAAACCAAGAATGGATACAAATTACAATTTAATGTTTTCTGACTATGTGTTAACGATTTTTATGATGATCTTCGCGTTTGGCGTACATATTTATCCGGTGATATAATGAAAAGAACTGCAGTATCCATAAAAAATTTGGATTACACATATCCAAACAGTAAAAAAGTCTTAGATAATGTTAACATGGAGGTTTTTGAAGGAGAAAAAATTACAATCATGGGTCCAAATGGTGCTGGTAAAACCACTCTTTTGCTACATCTAAACGGTACATTAAAAACATCAAATAGCGATAATGTTTATATTTTTGAACAGGCAATCAGTTCAATGAATATAAAAGACCGGATACAATATGTAGGAATTTTATTCGAAGACCCTGATGACCAGCTATTCATGCCGACAGTTTATGATGATGTTGCTTTTGGGCCTTATAATATGGGTCTGGACAAAAAAGAAGTTGACAAAAGAGTTAAAAAATCCATGACCAGAGTAGGACTTCAAGGATTTGAAAATGAAGTCCCCCAACATTTGAGCACTGGTCAAAAAAAGAAAGTTGCATTGGCTGCAGTTATTTCAATGGAACCTAAAATACTTGTTTTGGACGAACCAACTGCTAATCTTGATCCAAAAAGCAAATCAGAGATCATATCATTTATCAAGGAACTTAATGAAAAAGAAGGTATTACTACAATAATAGCTACTCATGATGTGAATACAATATCATATCTTACAGATAGAGTATATGTTCTTAATGAAAAGATAGTAGCCTCAGGAACACCACATGATATATTTTCAAATCCTGAATTATTGAAACAATTTAACTTGGAAGCACCTGATCCACTTAAAATTTTCCGAATGCTGGAGTGTTTTGGGTATGATAGTAAAAATCATCCTTTATCAATAAATGAAGCTGCGGAAAACCTTATAAACGCCATGCAAGAAAACGGTGACGTCATGAACCTCCAAATGGATAAAGATGCGTATGAAAACATAAAACAACTGGTAAATCTTTATACTTACCACCCTTTCTGAGATAAGTATTCACGAGAAATGGAGAAGGAAGCCAACAGTTTCAACTTTTGGAGGAATGCGTCCAAACTTAAACAAACCATTGATGACCAGCAGTAACATCTCTGATTCATAATTATTTTATATGTATCTAACATATTTGTAGATAGCATGTACCTGACGTTGAAAGTAAAACTGAATCCCGATAGAAAACAAAGCAATAAACTATTGACAACTATGGAAAAGTTCAATGAGGCCTGCAACTATGCTTCTGAGACTGCATGGCACAACAAGAAATTTGGTAAAACCGGGATTCAGAAATTGACTTATTATGACATTAGGCAAAAATTCGCTCTGTCTGCTCAATTGACTGTCAGGGCAATCGGTAAAGTAGCTGAAAGCTACAGCAACGACAGAAAAACCATGCACAAATTCAATAGAAGAGGTGCAGTGGTCTACGACCAGAGAGTTCTGTCGTTCAAGGGAAAAGATATGGTTTCCATACTTACTCTGAATGGGCGTGAGAAGATAAGTATATCTTACGGTGATTATAGACCTTTTGACATAAGTAAAATCCGAGGTCAAACAGACCTGATTTACGAAGATAATAATTTTTACCTGATGCTTGTGATGGAAGTGGGTGAAAACGAGGTTGAATATAACGATGATGTCATGGGAGTAGACCTTGGCGTAGTTAATATAGCAACCACTTCTAATAACGAAGTTTACAAAGGCACAAAAGCTGATGAGATACGAGAGCGATATACCAGTCTAAAATCGAGATTGCAGTCAGCTGGAACATGGTCCGCCAAGGAGCACCTCAAGAAATTATCCAAAAAGGAACGCCGGTTCAAACGTGACTTGAATCACCGGGTTGCCAAACAACTGGTTAAACGCGCTAAAGACACGTCCCGGGCTATTGCATTGGAAAACCTCAACGGTTTTCGTCCGGAGGCTACGGTTACTAAAGCGCAGAAAGATAGGTTGGGTAAATGGGCGTTCTCTGAATTGACCGATTTCATATTATACAAATCAAAACTTGAAGGAGTACCTGTTATAATAATTAACCCGATGTATACTTCGCAGCAATGTTCTGAGTGCGGGCATATCAATAAGAGCAACCGCCAGAAACAGGCTAACTTCAGGTGTAAGACATGCGGTCATAGAGAGAACGCCGACTACAATGCTTCGAAGAACATTGCACACAGGGGAGCTGTCAGCCTTCCTGATGTCCTCCGCTTAACTTCTATTAGTTAAGAGATGGAAGGACAAGCTAACCGCTTTAGCGGTTAGTAGCTGACAAAACGCAATATATCAATAAATATTGTTGGGTGTATATATTGTAAAAATCAATATAATAATATAATGAAATATAATAACTTGTATTATTCTCATTTTATAGTCGATAACTCAATATTTGTTGCTTATAATTATTGAAATATATTGCAAATTAATAACAAATAATCTGTGTTCAACTATAGTTGCTATAGATTTTTTATTCAAAAGAGTAATAGTATATGTATATGAATAGTGGGAATACTCGATATCTACCTGATATATTATTCCTTTTTGTTTTTCTACCACTTTTTTTAACTGTAGTATATTTTACTTCATTAAATAGTGCATTTATATTACATACAGATGATTATACTATTTTTACAATATACGCCACAAATTTCGCTCATTTTGATTATAACCATTTCATGAGCAACCTTTTGTCGTATATGGTTATAATATTGTTAATTTTTATTTTTTTCAGAATATTTGGATTATGTGAAAGAAAAAATTTTTATTTAAACCTGTTAACCATTTTTATTATTGCACCGTTTGGAATTTCTCTGTTCAGTCTCCTTATTTATGACATGGATAAAATATTGGGATTTTCAGGTATCGTATCATCTCTATTAGGCTATTTTACAGCCTCATTTGTGACCTATACATATAAAAAAGCAGATATAAATTTGAACCGTACAATTTTGTTCTTGTTCCCTGTGATTTTTTTTAATTTATCTATATTATCACTTATTAGGTATGGATTAATAGAAAATACAGGACTTGATTTGTTACTGATTTTTATCCTTTCAATTTACCTTCTTGATGAAGCTAAAATTGATATCATCAAAATATATCATTCGTTTAAAAATAATAATCTAGTAAATAGTAACTTTAAAAATATACCATTTTACTGGTATGCAATAGCTACTGTATTATTTTTCTTTACATTTACAATAGGTTTGTGGTTAATTCTCTTCCCTGAAAAAGTCCTAAATAATGGTAACATAACAAACATACAGGGGCATTATATAGGATTCATGATTGGAACATTAACACCTATCTTAACCTATAACCTAAAAGTTTACATAAAAAAATTAACTCAATTAAATTAAACTAAACCATCTCATAATAAAGATATTGATCACCCTGAAACTAGCAAACTTGCTTAGTAGTCCCGGGCGGTTTTTCCTAAGTAAAAAATTCTCAAAAAAGATGTACTATATATGATTAAAGAGTTAATAGTAATATTTGAGGGATTATAAAAAAATTCAAAGATGCTCCGGATGGGATTTGAACCCATGTTTTCGGCTCGAAAGGCCGAAATGATTGGCCCGACTACACTACCGGAGCAAATTGGATTGTTTCGGTGCGGGAATACACAATTACCACGCACCTATATATAATTTTCGATTTTTACTGGAATTGAGATTCAACATTGTGCTTTTGACTGGGATGTTTCATCTTCTTCATCCAGTTTCACAATCCATTCGGTCAAATATTCACAATATTCTGGTTCACATGCCAGCCTGCATCCTGCACAAGGTGAGAACATACTTCCTGACAAAAGCATCTCATAGGATGGTTTTGGTTCTTCAGCACTTTTTAAAAGATAAGTTCTTGAACCCTTTGAAGTCGCTGATTCACGGATTATTAATCCTTTTTTCAACAGTTTTGACACAATCCTTGAACACTTACGGCTGTCTATATTCATCTCTTTCCAGAGCTGGTTCTGATATATCCCCTCTGGATGTTCTTTTATTACTTTTAAAGCCAGTTCTTCAGGTTCCATAATATCCTGTATCTTTTTTTATTAATCTTCAACAGGTGCCAGTAAAACGATGTTGTTACCTCTTAATACTACTGAACCGAGTGATCTGAGGCGCTCACCATTTGCTATTTCAACAGATTCCACAAGATGTAGATTGAGATAATCATCCACACTTTCAAGAACGCCTTCAAGTTGATGGAGGTCGCCTTTCATTTCAACTTGTACCTTAGATCCAAGTAATTTGTGAACTTTTTTATTTGGGAACAATTTATAACCTCACTTTTATTGATTAATGTTGTTTAAAGATAATATTATTATTTACATATAACCCTGTAGTTCAGAACTATCAGACTTGTTTTCATTTTTCTCTGTTTTCTGAGCCTGCTGTCTGCTGATGGGTCCAAATAAATTTTCATATTCTTGAATATGCTGGTTCAACCATTTTGAGAGCTCGTAGGCTGCCATTGGTGAAAGTATTACTTCCGTCTCGAGTGTTCTTTCTATAACACGTGAATCTGATTGTTGTCCAAACCCTTTCTGAGAATCATTATAAAAACCTATTCGAAAATCATATGGACTGTGTCCGCCTACTGCACCAATAGCATATGCCTGTTTAAAATCTTCCGCCTTTTTAAATTCAACGGTTACCTTCTTTTTGCCCTCATTATTATCTTCAGTCATGATTAGATATCCCAAAATTGATTATCCTAATTTGTCTGGTAATGTGTTTGCATTATTTTAATCACTTTCGCTTATCCACTTTTTACCCACTTCCTTCAACGTTCCTTTTCAACGTATAGGCATTTTTTGCTATATCCTTTTTTGAATATGCTTTTGCCATTTGTTCTACTGCATCAAGGTTTCTGATAACATCATCCAGATAATCGTAAAGATCTCCCACATAAGCGGTTATACCATAGCGGATTTCAAGCTGTTTTATAATTTCTTCAGGGTCATTGCCTTCAGCTCTTAAACTTATTAACTTGGATGAAAATTTGTGTTCTGGACAACCACAATATGGAGAGTCCTTACAGTTACATGTCAGAAAATCCTCAGCAAATTCATATATCTGGTCCTGCAGGGACTCATCCAGTTTTGACAGGTTTTCCCCTTCAAACAATATATCAATTGTACCACCCTGAAAAACACGTGCAGGAAGATTTACTTTTAATGTTCGTGATATCCGGGATGCGTGCTTGAAATAAACAGAATCGAAAAATTCCAGATTAGTTACAATGTTAATAGGTTCGGTTCCAGCTAAAACAGCATCACGTATAAGAAAAGCTTTGGTTACTGAAAGAAAATGTCTGGCAGCTATTTTACCAAATTTTGTCAGGTAGATTTTTTCACCTTTCTGATTTATGAACTTATACTTTTTTAATTGATTGAAAAATTGGCTGAAACCATATCCACCAATAAATTTATTGTGAATTGCTTTTAAATCACTCTTTGATGTTGTCAGGGCTGAAGATGCCAGTATTTCTTCCATATTCTCATCTTCACCATACTCCACACCAGTATGCTCCATTTCACCTTTTAACAGTTGTATGGCAACTTCATCCTCTGTTAATTTCTGTTCACCTGTATAGTTCTTATCAGGTGTAGCCAGAAGAACCACTGTTCCACGGTCGTGATAATCCGGCCTTCCTGCACGTCCAAGCATCTGAAGAAATTCCTGCATTGTTATCCAGTCAATACCCATAGCAAGAGATTCAAAAATAACCTGTGATGCTGGAAAATCTACACCTGCTGCAAGTGCTGCTGTAGTAACTACTGCTGGAAGTTCACCGTTTTGGAACTTGTTTTCTATTTTCTTTCGTTCATAACCGGTAAGCCCTGCATGATAGGCTGCCGAACTCATGGGTAAAGCATCGGATATCCTGTGGCAATTTTTTCTGGAATTGGTAAATATGATGGATTGTCCCCTGTAACCTTTGGAAGAATATTGGCTGTACTCGTCCTTTACAAGTTTGGTGATTAGATTGACCTTTTTGCTGTCATCACTAAACACAAGATGCCTCTCTATCGGAACAGGTCTGTATTCATATTCTACAAGATAAGCCCCTAGTTTTTGAGAAAACCATTCTGGATTTGCCACTGTAGCTGAGAGGTATATAAATTGGGCTTCAGGTACGGTATATTTCAACCGGGAGATCAAACCATCAATCCGGTGACCGCGTTCAGCATCTTCCAGCATATGAACCTCATCTATAACCACTGTCCCGATATTTCCGAGTTTGTCGGCATCACCTGTTCGCAGCACATAATCCAGCCCTTCGTAGGTACCTACAATTATATCTGAATCCAGTGTCGTACGCATGGATGCCGTTTTGGAGGTTTTGATGCGTGAACTCCCGACCCTTATTGAAGTTTTGATACCAAGGTGTGAATAGTTCTTTGTGAACTGGTCGTATTTCTGATTTGCCAGTGCAACAAGAGGAACCAGAAAAAGCATCTTTCCTCTTTTATTCAAAACGTTGTTAATTCCTGCCAATTCACCTATAAGGGTTTTCCCCGTTGCTGTAGCAGACATAACAAGCTGGTTATTGCCATCCAGCAATCCTTTTTGTACCGATAATGATTGGACAGGAAGAAGATATTCGGATTTTTTCTGAAGATGTTGTTTGAATTTTTTATTTATTGGTATATCATCGATTTTTATGGTGCTAACATCGGGGTTGGACTCTATTGTATCATATCTGGTTAAATCCGAATCAATCGTTTCAGGATTTAGCATTCCAAGAGTGCGGTCAAAATCCCTTGTTTTTATTAAAAGTTGTTTAAGGTGCTCGATTGCTTCTTCGCTGTATCTGTATTGTGCATTGTTAAGAGCATTTTCAAGTTCCCCTTTTGCACAATCTTCACATATCAATTCATTGTGATACCTAATTGATTTTTTATTCACAAAATTGAATCTGTTTTTTAAAAGACAATGTCTGCACGCATTAACATATTCGCCTTTTAATTGATATCCTTTAAGCATTTCAAAAAAATCAGATTCCTGCTCATCATATTCACCATTAACTACCATAATTCGGTTAGACATTCGGAGAAGGTCTACAAACTCCTCAGGTGAGCGATATTCTCCTTTTCCTTCCTTATAGACCTTGAATTTATGGGGGCGAGGTCCAGCAGATGTATTTCCAAGTATTAATTCACCCAGAAAAATAGGAACCTTTTTTTTATTTTTTATAGGCATTACTTTAAATTTTGATTTCTGAGCACTTACAACTGTCCAAAGCGTCATTGTATTGGGTTTCAGTCTCTGATAATATATAAATAACCTTTGCGTAAAAATCTCAACTATACCAAAAAAATATAATAATAAAACTTTATTATGTATTGATGAGGGATAAATAATCGTTGAACTTGAAAACATGGAACAGAATCCACCAATAGAAGAAGAACAGGTACATACAGTACCCAGTATAAAACAGACTGGGATTTTCGCCCTTGACAGAATTCTTGGTGGTGGACTGCCTGCAGGGTCACTGACATATATTTCTGCAGACCCCAAATCAATGTCTGAAGTATTTTTGTATCAATTTACCCTCGCACGTAAATCATATTATTTTACCACAAACCGTAAACCTCTGTATGTACATCAGGATATAATAAATCAGGGATTTGATGCATCAAATGTTAATTTTATCGATATCTATAGTGAATACTACCTCACATCCAGTGGTGAAATAAGTGACAATATTGGAAATCAATACGCAGATACAAAAATAATAGAGTTCACCGAATATAATCTCAAAAATATAATAAATGATGCTAAAAACGATGATGTTAATATAATAATCGATAATTTTACATTCTTCATGAACCTAAATGTCAATATCAGCCTTTTGAAAAGAATTATACATCAATTATATGAATCAACAAAAGAAATTCAGAGCCTTACATATCTTTACGGTTTGAAAGGCAGCCATTCAGAAGATATTGAAAACGACCTTTTTAATGCATCGGATGTTATTTTTGACATTCATCTGGAACACAGTGTAGATAAAGTCAATAATAAACTCTCAGTTCCAAAAATTCGGGGTATGACGCCAAAAACCGAAATTATAAAATTCAACATTGCAGAAGGCGGAATACAGATAGACACATCCAAGGATATTGCCTGATTATATACGAGCATTATAGGTTGCATACATACATGAACAATCCCTGTTTTCTGGCAACCGGGATATTGTATCAGATATTACATCATAAAGCAGGTTACGGGAATCATTCACAACATCCATCACTTCATCGACAGTAAGTCTTTCAGAACTCAACCCGCATGCATAATTTGTAACCAGACCTATCGATGCATAGCAGATATCAAGTTCTTTTGCCAGTATTATTTCCGGCACCCCTGTCATACCCACAAAATCTGCAAAATGGCTCAACATATTAATCTCAGCTTTTGTTTCAAAACGAGGACCCTCAGTGCAGGCATATACCCCTCCAAAATAGTTGAGACCTCTGCATACAAGTGATTCGGAAAGACGTTTTTTAATTTGCGGACAGTATGGTTGGGACATATCAACATGCATTGTTTTGTTGTCAAAAAAGGTAGAAATCCGGTGTTTAGTAAAATCCAGAAAATCGTCAAACAATATAAAACTTCCAGGTATGTGGTCTTTCATACTCCCCACTGAATTTACTGATATTATACGTTCTGCCTTGAGTTCATATACAGCCTGAATATTGGCACGGTAATTGATTCTATGAGGAGGTACATGGTTTTGTTCCCCCGAATGTCGAGGAATTACAGCGATATTCCGGTCAAAAATTTTACCAATATAAACATCGACTTTACCAAATGATGTATTTACAGGATTTAACTGGAAATTTTTTAAACTGGAAAATGCCAGTCCACCGATGATAACAGCATCGACTTTTTCATTATGTGTATTTTGTTCCTGTATTTGATAACTGCTCATTATATCTTTCATGTCTGTTGTCAATGGATATTTTCATCCCCAATAGAGCGATTATAAAGGCACCAATAATGGAATACACAAAATACTGGAGACCAAAATCTGGTATTTCAGGGGAACTCAACAACGCGTTAATTGAAAGCAGGTACGTACTGGAACCCCAGAACAATAACCCCATGGACACCGCGAAAAATACTGTAGACATACATGGATAGATTGATTTTCCTCTTGCTTTAAGGTCAACCAGTTTGCCGGAATATCCAGCCAGAAATGCTGCTGTATACCACCATATACTCTCGTTTATAAAGACTGTTGCAAGGGTTAGTATTCCATAATACCAGATTCCACCTTGAGTATAATATGTCCAGATTTCCAGCGTTCCCTGAATGGTAGCAATAATTGCTATCAAAAATGCTGTCAGATAAGTTACAAAGGTTAACCTTCCACCATGAAAGGCGTTTTTTACGTTATTTAAAAATACAGCGAACTGGTCGTCCAGATTGAAACCTCTATAGAGCATATAGAGACCAACCGCCGCCAGAATACCTATAACTGCCCCTTCAGGATAATTCATAAGTAGAAATATTGCATAGATAAGAGCTGCCAGCCCCAGCGGAACAAAAAAGGTCTGAGAGATTTTGGGGTCATTGAAAGCATGTTTTAAAAGATAATAGGTACTCTCAAGGTTTGCACTCTGCATCACAGTAACACGTTTTACAGAATCTATCTTGATTCTGGACTGCACAATGGGCATCAGAGTTTCGTCTTCTGCACCGTCTGAAATGAAAATTGCATTTTTTGCATTGTAGGTTTTTAAAATTTCATCAAGCTGTCTGGAGATGTGCTGGTCTGCTACAACATTTACATTTCTGTCACCAGCAAGAAGTACAATTTCTGCATCAATCCCACGGTTTAAAAGGTCGTCCAGTACCTGTATACCGCCAAATATTGTATTTGTATCCGAATCCTCAGGATCGGCTGTTGCAAGCTTTACAGCAGCATCAATGTTATCCTTTCTGCCGATTACAGGAGTATTGATATGAGCTTTCTCACCAAGGTCATTATCTCTATCGATGCATATTACTAAAGTTTGCATACAACCTCTACATATTGTTTATAACGAATGTATAAATAAGTTCTCATAATAATGTTGTCTGATTAATTAACCATTCTGCCCATTTAAGTTTCTTTCTCTTAAAATCAGATACATTTTTATCAGTAAAATCAAAACCTGCAAGTTCTATCTTTGATGCACTGAACCGCTTGGCAAGATAAACACATCTATCCCCATCCGTAAATCCCCCGAAATTGTAAACGTTGTATAAGGGATGTGATTGGGTAGTTCCTATTACATTTTTAAAACGGGGCACGTATTTTCTAAGTTTATCAATGTTGTCCCCGTGTGCATGAACAACCATCAAAGAACCTTTATAATTTGCATCAATTTCCTTTTCTACATTCCCGTCAAGGTCTGTGACAATGATATCCGGAACAATCCCTGCATCCATTAACGCTTCAACAGCTCCATCTGCAGCAATTATAGCATAATCTTGAAAGTCGAAATTCTTTAAATCATCAACAAGTGAAGGCGCATTACCACAAACCAAGATATTTTTCTCATTGATGGTTTTTCTCAAAATTGAAAGGTCACTGGTATTAGATAAACTGGATAAAAGGTCGGAAAGTATGAATGCCGACCTCTCATCTTCTTTTCTGCTAAACCCAAAATCACTAAGGATTTTCTGATAGATTGTATCCCATGTATCAAAATCCATATCATACATTCCCTGTTCCAGATTCAAGCGGAGAAATTGCAATTTCCATGGGTATCCCTTCTACATTCCAATCTTTCACATATTCCCCATCTGTGCTTATATCCGTACCAATAACAAGTGTGTCTGCCCTGACTTCCTTTGAAATGTAGGTTTCCATGTTTTTGACAAGTTCTGCCACCCTTTCGTCATCGATTTTTATCAAGCTTTTAATATTTTCCTCCACTGAAAGGTCAAGTTCTTTTCTCATATCCTGAACTCTGCGTATGACCTCTCTTGCAAATCCTTCCGATTCAATCTCACTGGTGAGTGTGGCATCCACATAAACAATGCCCCCTTCAAATTCAGCGCTTGCAACTGTATCAGGGAGAGTCCTCTGGAAGTTTACCATATCAGATGTTACAGTCGCAGCCGATGAATCGGAAAGTGATACACTAAATTTCCCATAATTATCAATGGATTCCTTTAACTCAGAAGGATTAGATGATTTTATAGCATTTATCACTTCACCGGCGTTCTTTTTAAATACTGGACCAATTGCACTCGGGTCTGGTATAGCCTCCAGACCAAGTTCACTCCACTCTTCATCTGGGTCGAGTAATTCAATATCCTTTGCATTGGTCTGATCCATCAGTACTGAACGCAGGTTATCTACAGCATTTGATGCCTCTTTATCATCG is part of the Methanohalobium evestigatum Z-7303 genome and encodes:
- a CDS encoding DUF3467 domain-containing protein; this translates as MTEDNNEGKKKVTVEFKKAEDFKQAYAIGAVGGHSPYDFRIGFYNDSQKGFGQQSDSRVIERTLETEVILSPMAAYELSKWLNQHIQEYENLFGPISRQQAQKTEKNENKSDSSELQGYM
- a CDS encoding DUF5814 domain-containing protein — protein: MTLWTVVSAQKSKFKVMPIKNKKKVPIFLGELILGNTSAGPRPHKFKVYKEGKGEYRSPEEFVDLLRMSNRIMVVNGEYDEQESDFFEMLKGYQLKGEYVNACRHCLLKNRFNFVNKKSIRYHNELICEDCAKGELENALNNAQYRYSEEAIEHLKQLLIKTRDFDRTLGMLNPETIDSDLTRYDTIESNPDVSTIKIDDIPINKKFKQHLQKKSEYLLPVQSLSVQKGLLDGNNQLVMSATATGKTLIGELAGINNVLNKRGKMLFLVPLVALANQKYDQFTKNYSHLGIKTSIRVGSSRIKTSKTASMRTTLDSDIIVGTYEGLDYVLRTGDADKLGNIGTVVIDEVHMLEDAERGHRIDGLISRLKYTVPEAQFIYLSATVANPEWFSQKLGAYLVEYEYRPVPIERHLVFSDDSKKVNLITKLVKDEYSQYSSKGYRGQSIIFTNSRKNCHRISDALPMSSAAYHAGLTGYERKKIENKFQNGELPAVVTTAALAAGVDFPASQVIFESLAMGIDWITMQEFLQMLGRAGRPDYHDRGTVVLLATPDKNYTGEQKLTEDEVAIQLLKGEMEHTGVEYGEDENMEEILASSALTTSKSDLKAIHNKFIGGYGFSQFFNQLKKYKFINQKGEKIYLTKFGKIAARHFLSVTKAFLIRDAVLAGTEPINIVTNLEFFDSVYFKHASRISRTLKVNLPARVFQGGTIDILFEGENLSKLDESLQDQIYEFAEDFLTCNCKDSPYCGCPEHKFSSKLISLRAEGNDPEEIIKQLEIRYGITAYVGDLYDYLDDVIRNLDAVEQMAKAYSKKDIAKNAYTLKRNVEGSG
- a CDS encoding RAD55 family ATPase, producing MEQNPPIEEEQVHTVPSIKQTGIFALDRILGGGLPAGSLTYISADPKSMSEVFLYQFTLARKSYYFTTNRKPLYVHQDIINQGFDASNVNFIDIYSEYYLTSSGEISDNIGNQYADTKIIEFTEYNLKNIINDAKNDDVNIIIDNFTFFMNLNVNISLLKRIIHQLYESTKEIQSLTYLYGLKGSHSEDIENDLFNASDVIFDIHLEHSVDKVNNKLSVPKIRGMTPKTEIIKFNIAEGGIQIDTSKDIA
- a CDS encoding RNA-guided endonuclease InsQ/TnpB family protein; amino-acid sequence: MYLTLKVKLNPDRKQSNKLLTTMEKFNEACNYASETAWHNKKFGKTGIQKLTYYDIRQKFALSAQLTVRAIGKVAESYSNDRKTMHKFNRRGAVVYDQRVLSFKGKDMVSILTLNGREKISISYGDYRPFDISKIRGQTDLIYEDNNFYLMLVMEVGENEVEYNDDVMGVDLGVVNIATTSNNEVYKGTKADEIRERYTSLKSRLQSAGTWSAKEHLKKLSKKERRFKRDLNHRVAKQLVKRAKDTSRAIALENLNGFRPEATVTKAQKDRLGKWAFSELTDFILYKSKLEGVPVIIINPMYTSQQCSECGHINKSNRQKQANFRCKTCGHRENADYNASKNIAHRGAVSLPDVLRLTSIS
- a CDS encoding helix-turn-helix transcriptional regulator; its protein translation is MEPEELALKVIKEHPEGIYQNQLWKEMNIDSRKCSRIVSKLLKKGLIIRESATSKGSRTYLLKSAEEPKPSYEMLLSGSMFSPCAGCRLACEPEYCEYLTEWIVKLDEEDETSQSKAQC
- a CDS encoding MTAP family purine nucleoside phosphorylase, whose product is MTTDMKDIMSSYQIQEQNTHNEKVDAVIIGGLAFSSLKNFQLNPVNTSFGKVDVYIGKIFDRNIAVIPRHSGEQNHVPPHRINYRANIQAVYELKAERIISVNSVGSMKDHIPGSFILFDDFLDFTKHRISTFFDNKTMHVDMSQPYCPQIKKRLSESLVCRGLNYFGGVYACTEGPRFETKAEINMLSHFADFVGMTGVPEIILAKELDICYASIGLVTNYACGLSSERLTVDEVMDVVNDSRNLLYDVISDTISRLPENRDCSCMYATYNARI
- a CDS encoding LSM domain-containing protein is translated as MFPNKKVHKLLGSKVQVEMKGDLHQLEGVLESVDDYLNLHLVESVEIANGERLRSLGSVVLRGNNIVLLAPVED
- the cbiQ gene encoding cobalt ECF transporter T component CbiQ; translated protein: MNYPRIDAYSEIESVIHNFDPRAKIITFTVLIFSFAFIESLTVAMFAVLFSVSLIFISKLPIEFVYARLKYPIIFIFAIFVIMCFTVEGNIIIDSYFVSVTLEGLKIGLLIFLRATAALIIAFLMLATNRFDTVIKALYMLKLPNAVVQMIVFSYRYIFVLVDEFQNMKKSMSAKGFEIKANRYGLSTIGNLIGMLLVKSYERGERVHKSMISKGYEGKPRMDTNYNLMFSDYVLTIFMMIFAFGVHIYPVI
- a CDS encoding energy-coupling factor ABC transporter ATP-binding protein — encoded protein: MKRTAVSIKNLDYTYPNSKKVLDNVNMEVFEGEKITIMGPNGAGKTTLLLHLNGTLKTSNSDNVYIFEQAISSMNIKDRIQYVGILFEDPDDQLFMPTVYDDVAFGPYNMGLDKKEVDKRVKKSMTRVGLQGFENEVPQHLSTGQKKKVALAAVISMEPKILVLDEPTANLDPKSKSEIISFIKELNEKEGITTIIATHDVNTISYLTDRVYVLNEKIVASGTPHDIFSNPELLKQFNLEAPDPLKIFRMLECFGYDSKNHPLSINEAAENLINAMQENGDVMNLQMDKDAYENIKQLVNLYTYHPF